Proteins found in one candidate division TA06 bacterium genomic segment:
- a CDS encoding 4Fe-4S binding protein codes for MSLKLGAMLPEVMKHLFKKVATIPYPFQKLSVPKGFRGHPVMDPKLCIGCQMCVKDCPSEALEIHKESETTDDQGKVSKKFSMTFYLDRCSHCAQCEEICPKKAIHLNSEFEDGAFDRGALKIIYK; via the coding sequence ATGAGTTTAAAATTAGGCGCCATGCTGCCCGAGGTGATGAAGCACCTCTTTAAGAAAGTGGCCACCATTCCCTATCCCTTCCAAAAACTCTCAGTTCCCAAAGGTTTCCGGGGCCATCCGGTGATGGACCCAAAGCTTTGCATTGGCTGCCAGATGTGCGTCAAGGATTGCCCTTCCGAAGCTTTGGAGATCCACAAGGAATCGGAGACCACCGACGACCAGGGCAAGGTTTCCAAGAAGTTCTCCATGACCTTTTACCTGGACCGCTGCTCCCACTGTGCCCAGTGCGAGGAGATCTGTCCCAAGAAGGCCATTCACCTGAATTCCGAGTTCGAGGACGGGGCCTTTGACCGGGGGGCGCTTAAGATAATCTACAAGTAA
- a CDS encoding BamA/TamA family outer membrane protein, whose translation MHFKKLNILFLAGFLALWGCAKKVQTELKEPVEETGPRLKLGKVTFTGNTVFTQGQLIGKMTSQRGQRFDDFTFQQDLRKIVYMYQKKGFLEAKFQNREQKVNLETQEIDYNLAISEGQLSAIGQIQFQGNVLYSDTVLLSLLKVKTGDALNLAAVKQTSSGIVALYAEKGYLYASVKDTIIKTEDSHVSNIVYRINEGSPVYIGLIRIAGNKGVSQKVIKREMNLSSGDLLLPSRVYQNQQRVYSLGLFNEVRFEMEGLAEKSDTVNLLLFVKEDKNNWYGFNFGYQQPDRIQLGLEWGSNNIFGNLQKITLKTDIGYGLGKTDGLHPYTNDYYLDYLEPYFLSLPLKASGSIYYKRQRDDASYWSPLSRLGGEAKVGKSITRIIQVYLGYKYEFLEETNNTTSDVFVSTTADNRDDIFNPTRGYNISARLDQAGSVLGGSNDYRKSTGETAFFHNLGRNFILAWHAKASGIYTFNRAGPVPIQERLKLGGAMNLRGYAQDEISADTFSTVNMLVNGNLELRVPVYKMLGACLFVDAGNVWADFESVKWKHYHGGTGLGLRFYTPIGPVRLDYAIKTEGRMEIYGGLIYINLGHAF comes from the coding sequence TTGCACTTTAAAAAACTCAACATATTGTTTTTAGCCGGATTTCTGGCTCTATGGGGCTGCGCCAAAAAGGTCCAGACCGAGCTCAAGGAGCCGGTGGAGGAGACCGGCCCGCGGCTTAAGCTGGGCAAGGTCACTTTCACCGGCAACACCGTATTCACCCAGGGTCAGCTGATTGGCAAGATGACCAGCCAGCGGGGTCAGCGATTCGACGATTTTACCTTTCAGCAGGATCTGCGCAAAATAGTTTATATGTACCAGAAGAAAGGTTTTCTGGAAGCCAAGTTCCAGAACCGGGAACAGAAGGTGAACCTGGAGACCCAGGAAATTGATTATAATCTGGCCATCAGCGAAGGACAGCTTTCGGCCATCGGTCAGATCCAGTTCCAGGGCAATGTTCTTTACTCCGATACCGTGCTGCTGTCGCTGTTAAAGGTCAAGACCGGAGACGCCCTGAACCTGGCGGCAGTCAAGCAGACCTCTTCCGGGATCGTAGCATTATACGCCGAAAAAGGGTACCTTTATGCCTCGGTCAAGGACACCATCATCAAAACAGAGGACAGCCATGTTTCCAACATCGTCTACCGGATAAATGAGGGAAGTCCAGTCTACATCGGGCTGATCCGGATAGCCGGCAACAAAGGAGTGTCCCAAAAAGTCATCAAGCGGGAAATGAATCTTTCCTCCGGCGACCTGCTGCTGCCTTCCCGTGTCTATCAAAACCAGCAGAGGGTTTATTCCCTGGGGCTTTTTAACGAGGTCCGGTTTGAGATGGAGGGGCTGGCGGAAAAATCCGACACCGTCAACCTGCTGCTCTTTGTCAAAGAGGATAAAAACAACTGGTATGGTTTCAATTTCGGATACCAGCAGCCGGACCGGATACAGCTGGGGCTGGAATGGGGAAGCAACAATATCTTCGGCAACCTGCAGAAGATAACATTGAAGACCGATATCGGATACGGGCTGGGAAAGACCGACGGCCTGCATCCCTATACCAATGATTATTATCTGGATTACCTGGAACCCTATTTCTTGTCGCTGCCCTTGAAAGCCAGCGGGAGCATTTATTACAAAAGACAGCGTGATGACGCATCCTACTGGTCTCCCTTAAGCCGTTTGGGTGGTGAAGCCAAAGTAGGTAAATCCATCACCCGGATAATACAGGTCTATTTGGGCTACAAATACGAATTTCTGGAAGAGACCAACAATACCACCAGCGATGTATTCGTTAGCACCACGGCCGATAACCGGGACGATATTTTCAATCCCACCCGGGGATATAATATCAGCGCCAGGCTGGACCAGGCCGGTTCGGTGCTGGGAGGTTCCAACGATTACCGCAAGAGCACCGGGGAGACGGCTTTTTTTCACAATTTGGGCCGCAATTTTATCCTGGCCTGGCACGCCAAGGCCTCGGGGATCTACACCTTCAACCGGGCGGGCCCGGTGCCCATCCAGGAAAGACTGAAACTGGGCGGGGCCATGAACCTGAGGGGCTATGCTCAGGACGAAATATCAGCCGACACATTCAGCACCGTCAACATGCTGGTCAACGGCAACCTGGAACTTAGGGTTCCGGTATATAAGATGTTAGGAGCCTGTCTTTTTGTGGACGCCGGAAACGTCTGGGCTGATTTCGAATCGGTAAAATGGAAACACTACCATGGGGGCACGGGACTGGGCTTAAGATTCTACACTCCGATCGGCCCGGTCCGGCTGGACTACGCCATCAAGACCGAGGGACGGATGGAAATTTACGGCGGTCTGATATACATCAACCTGGGGCACGCCTTCTGA
- a CDS encoding translocation/assembly module TamB domain-containing protein, whose product MPHKTRNIIIISVAAVLLLSLAGLSVYFNSRTFKGKLKAKTDLTLSDVLGREFTIDSASVQLPMNIVLHGLKLASDDSLKNGMMLEVPRIKVVIHPWVSLTKRKITIKQVGVYDARARLVRHPDGSWNFSGLFKPDTTKPKGKTNFPPLEISNIEIGNLKVMISPGSDSQLVKKVNLTAVLKMGGPKLSLDLKDFSAYIPDRRFALNKGKGLLAVKGDTVKLEGFGLDLGSSRLELSLWLDGKSKKYDLSQARLDLNLADAAQLARLQNVAFKGRITVIASGKGDLENPSAKLELRSDACCLGGVRLDHLDTRLSLKDQILSLNGIELASGPGTVKGDGQLDLSARDYGLQLSLSRIDLGTMLPEAGKTLKTNINGSFKLQGQGLEIQKIKVRADLVLNRSSVNDIPVDDLRCFVRAEGTDIAIDQIRLRSGQAQLEIKGDIYKEALSLELETDEIDLSQFGPLFGLKDLSGRLRFNGLVSGATKDPDIIGSFRLKEAGLAGISCLYFDGNMSVKSIVKSPLGDGKFTLTGIEVGKQSIEKIEMLAELRGLDWGGFSVHIVKDSLTEGLLTGRLELAGKNMSLVVSKLFFNSGYQIIANSQPLVLDIKSGFIDLKPGKLIVGRGSLLFSGNYKNNKDFQVSVKGQDIDSRRILELMQMDKTVHGLLDFELDGSGSLASPRYSLKLNVGNLRFEQFTADNLSLDVAYADQIVRLNRLAITRYGSISEISARVPVNLAVGPEMGKLLDQPMEGQVSLRDIGTWAFFPMADFLSVYEGRIDLSVGLSGTPFKPLLNGGLTIDRAKMVLRPFGMYLRDVTARAHFNADSLVIDNISATTENQGRVEIKRGEILLERFIPSKMYFLITTREAPIRNIPFIEANVDARIEINGTVNHPKISGDVMVNTALITMPFAPVEEPPPPDKEPKPMDLDLAITGPQGIWLRNADADIELKIDNLNVRMQQNLLFLSGRLETIRGTYRFTDRQFDITSGGELTFTNSAIINPELNLSAQTTMDKPTPEGGTSKVDIYLKIQGTALQPKLSFTSEPTMSEKDILTLVSAGITNLGEEGGKIDIYDQAVTRGTQYLSNMLSGIIQKNTGLVDVVRMKTFMSGEDKGAQVTLGKYVTRNVFVSYSQGLSANLSTEFTAEYLFGARSAIVAKKDDKGKFNLGLRMKFKY is encoded by the coding sequence ATGCCGCATAAAACCAGAAACATAATAATCATTTCGGTTGCCGCCGTGTTGCTGCTTTCCCTGGCCGGCTTGTCAGTGTATTTTAACAGCCGTACCTTTAAGGGCAAGCTTAAAGCCAAGACAGATCTGACCCTGTCCGATGTCCTGGGAAGGGAGTTCACCATAGACAGCGCCAGCGTTCAACTGCCGATGAACATAGTGCTCCACGGATTGAAGCTGGCCTCGGACGACTCGCTGAAGAACGGAATGATGCTGGAAGTTCCAAGGATCAAAGTGGTAATTCATCCCTGGGTTTCCCTTACCAAAAGGAAGATCACCATCAAACAGGTGGGAGTATACGACGCCCGGGCCAGGCTGGTCCGTCATCCTGACGGCAGCTGGAATTTTTCCGGCCTTTTCAAGCCAGATACCACCAAACCCAAGGGAAAGACCAATTTCCCGCCTTTGGAAATATCCAATATCGAGATCGGCAACCTAAAGGTAATGATCAGCCCCGGTTCGGATTCACAATTGGTGAAAAAAGTAAATCTGACGGCTGTCTTAAAGATGGGCGGTCCCAAATTATCTCTTGACTTAAAGGATTTCAGCGCTTACATCCCAGACCGCAGGTTTGCCCTGAACAAGGGAAAAGGCCTGCTGGCCGTCAAAGGGGATACGGTCAAACTGGAAGGTTTTGGGCTTGACTTGGGATCCAGCCGCCTGGAGCTTAGTTTATGGCTGGACGGAAAAAGCAAGAAATATGACCTGTCCCAGGCCAGGCTTGACCTGAACCTGGCAGATGCGGCCCAATTAGCCCGGCTGCAGAACGTTGCTTTTAAGGGCCGGATAACAGTCATTGCCAGCGGTAAGGGGGACCTGGAGAATCCATCAGCAAAACTGGAACTTCGTTCTGATGCCTGCTGTTTGGGCGGCGTGCGTTTGGACCACCTGGACACCAGGCTGAGTCTCAAAGATCAGATACTGTCATTGAACGGCATTGAACTGGCCTCCGGACCGGGAACGGTCAAAGGCGACGGCCAGCTGGATCTGAGCGCCAGGGACTACGGACTGCAGCTTTCTTTGAGCCGGATTGATCTGGGAACAATGCTGCCGGAAGCCGGTAAAACCTTGAAAACAAACATCAACGGCAGTTTTAAACTCCAGGGGCAGGGGCTGGAAATCCAAAAAATCAAGGTCCGGGCCGATCTGGTCTTGAACCGCAGCTCGGTGAATGACATTCCGGTGGACGATCTCCGTTGTTTTGTAAGGGCGGAGGGAACCGACATTGCCATTGACCAGATCCGGCTGCGAAGCGGACAGGCCCAGCTGGAGATAAAAGGCGATATTTACAAGGAAGCTCTCAGTCTGGAACTGGAGACCGACGAGATCGATCTGTCCCAATTCGGACCTTTGTTCGGGCTCAAGGATCTGTCCGGCCGCCTGCGTTTCAACGGACTGGTATCCGGGGCCACCAAAGACCCGGACATCATCGGGTCATTCCGCTTGAAGGAAGCCGGGCTGGCCGGGATCAGCTGTCTGTACTTCGACGGAAATATGTCGGTAAAGTCCATCGTTAAAAGCCCTTTGGGGGACGGGAAATTTACCCTGACCGGGATCGAGGTGGGCAAGCAAAGCATCGAGAAGATCGAGATGCTGGCTGAATTACGGGGCCTGGACTGGGGTGGATTTTCAGTTCACATCGTCAAGGACAGCCTGACCGAAGGGCTTTTGACCGGGCGGCTGGAACTGGCCGGGAAGAACATGTCATTGGTGGTCAGCAAACTTTTCTTCAATTCCGGTTACCAGATCATCGCCAACAGCCAGCCCCTGGTGCTGGATATCAAGTCAGGATTTATTGATCTTAAACCTGGCAAACTGATAGTGGGCCGGGGCAGCCTGCTTTTCTCGGGGAATTACAAGAATAACAAGGATTTTCAGGTAAGCGTCAAGGGGCAGGACATAGACAGCCGGAGGATCCTGGAACTGATGCAGATGGACAAGACCGTCCACGGTCTTCTGGATTTTGAGCTCGACGGTTCCGGCAGCCTGGCCTCGCCCCGTTACTCTTTAAAACTGAACGTGGGAAATCTCCGGTTTGAGCAGTTCACCGCTGACAATCTTTCCTTGGATGTGGCTTATGCCGATCAAATTGTCCGGTTGAACCGCCTGGCCATAACCCGTTACGGCAGTATCTCTGAAATATCTGCCAGGGTCCCGGTAAATCTGGCGGTGGGCCCGGAGATGGGAAAACTGCTGGATCAACCGATGGAAGGCCAGGTCAGCTTAAGGGACATCGGCACCTGGGCCTTTTTCCCCATGGCTGATTTTTTAAGCGTTTACGAAGGCCGGATAGACCTTTCGGTCGGCCTTTCCGGGACGCCCTTTAAACCGCTGCTCAACGGCGGCCTTACCATTGACAGGGCCAAGATGGTGCTGAGGCCTTTCGGCATGTATCTGCGGGACGTGACAGCCCGGGCTCATTTCAATGCCGACAGCCTGGTGATAGACAATATTTCCGCCACCACCGAAAATCAGGGCAGGGTGGAGATTAAGCGGGGCGAGATCCTGTTGGAAAGGTTCATCCCCAGCAAGATGTATTTCCTGATCACCACCCGGGAGGCACCCATCCGTAACATTCCGTTCATAGAAGCCAATGTGGACGCCCGGATAGAGATCAACGGAACGGTCAACCATCCCAAGATATCAGGCGATGTCATGGTCAACACCGCGCTGATCACCATGCCCTTTGCCCCGGTAGAGGAGCCGCCCCCGCCCGATAAAGAACCCAAGCCCATGGACCTGGACCTGGCTATCACCGGTCCCCAGGGAATTTGGCTGCGCAATGCCGATGCCGACATCGAGTTGAAGATAGACAATCTGAATGTGCGGATGCAGCAGAATCTTCTTTTCCTGTCGGGGAGGCTGGAGACAATCCGGGGCACGTACCGCTTTACCGACCGCCAGTTCGACATCACCTCCGGCGGGGAGTTAACCTTTACCAACTCGGCCATCATCAATCCCGAGCTCAATCTGTCGGCCCAGACGACCATGGACAAACCGACCCCGGAAGGGGGCACCAGCAAAGTGGACATATATCTGAAGATACAGGGTACGGCTCTGCAGCCAAAGCTCAGTTTTACTTCCGAGCCCACCATGTCCGAAAAGGATATCCTGACACTGGTCTCAGCCGGAATAACCAATCTGGGCGAGGAAGGCGGCAAAATAGACATCTATGATCAGGCCGTAACCCGGGGCACCCAGTATTTGAGCAATATGCTTTCCGGAATCATCCAGAAGAACACAGGGCTGGTAGACGTGGTGCGGATGAAAACCTTCATGAGTGGTGAGGACAAGGGTGCTCAGGTCACTTTGGGAAAATATGTCACCCGCAACGTATTCGTCAGCTATTCCCAGGGGCTTTCCGCCAACCTGTCGACCGAGTTCACCGCCGAATACCTGTTCGGCGCCCGCAGCGCCATCGTGGCCAAAAAGGATGATAAGGGGAAGTTCAACCTGGGTCTAAGGATGAAATTCAAATACTGA
- a CDS encoding glycosyltransferase family 39 protein, translating into MAVILNNIWKERGQKVMFWLALGLAAWLRFLGIGSKSLWYDEAWSVALAAVDLKTAVMLVKGQIYPPLYQILLHFWMLLFGTSETAARSLSAVFGIASVAALYNLTVRISGRRTALVAALILAASPFHVEYSQEARGYSLLVLLSLLSYDLLLLWLDEHKWITGTAYVAFTAMCLYTHPYGFLIPLSQSLIWIFHLIEEKKHPGKELLWWLAMGSAIALLFLPVLPVFLRAAGEVSRNFWIRRPDYWDIWNTLKYFLGQSRWSLVSLGLTVLLGAVSMLTYEGEHRFRAKIYLAWWWLPILAAFAFSSLAFSVYQIKYLIFASIPLYLLAAEGIAKLEHRTARIIMVLLIAASSVQPLLEYYRKPKIEEWRGTVNYIKSRQAPKDMVLIYQENDYDDMSLALSYYYAPDSSKVTEVEGVDDIKALKRSKAGLWLIVTHVQNPDSVELIKGQLAKKYRLMEEQKFAGISLLRYIPRKRIK; encoded by the coding sequence ATGGCCGTTATTCTCAATAATATCTGGAAAGAACGCGGCCAGAAGGTGATGTTCTGGCTGGCGCTGGGCCTGGCCGCCTGGCTGCGTTTCCTGGGGATCGGCAGCAAAAGCCTTTGGTATGATGAGGCCTGGAGCGTAGCCCTGGCGGCAGTCGATCTGAAAACCGCGGTGATGCTGGTCAAAGGCCAGATCTACCCGCCGTTGTATCAGATCCTGCTGCACTTCTGGATGTTATTGTTCGGAACCTCCGAGACGGCCGCCCGCTCGCTGTCGGCAGTCTTTGGCATAGCCTCGGTGGCGGCCCTTTACAACCTGACCGTCAGAATATCCGGCCGCCGCACCGCCCTGGTGGCGGCTCTGATCCTGGCGGCCTCGCCCTTTCACGTGGAATATTCCCAGGAGGCCCGGGGCTATTCCCTGCTGGTCCTCCTGTCGCTGCTTTCTTACGACCTGTTGCTGTTGTGGCTGGATGAACATAAATGGATAACCGGAACAGCTTATGTGGCCTTCACCGCGATGTGTCTTTATACCCATCCCTACGGCTTTTTGATCCCCTTGTCCCAGAGCCTGATCTGGATATTTCACCTGATTGAAGAAAAGAAACATCCTGGAAAAGAGCTTTTATGGTGGCTGGCCATGGGTTCGGCCATAGCCCTGCTGTTTCTGCCGGTCCTGCCGGTATTCCTGCGGGCGGCGGGTGAGGTCAGCCGGAATTTCTGGATCCGGCGCCCGGACTATTGGGACATCTGGAATACGTTGAAATATTTTCTGGGACAAAGCCGGTGGAGCCTGGTATCGCTGGGTTTGACGGTTTTGCTGGGCGCCGTCTCTATGCTGACATACGAGGGGGAGCACAGGTTCCGGGCCAAGATCTATCTGGCCTGGTGGTGGCTCCCGATCCTGGCGGCCTTTGCCTTTTCTTCGCTGGCCTTCTCGGTCTACCAGATAAAATACCTGATCTTCGCCTCCATTCCCCTGTATCTGCTGGCGGCCGAGGGCATTGCCAAGCTGGAGCACCGGACGGCCAGGATAATAATGGTCCTGCTGATAGCAGCCTCTTCGGTCCAGCCCCTGCTGGAGTATTACCGGAAACCGAAGATAGAGGAATGGCGGGGGACCGTCAATTATATCAAGTCCAGGCAAGCGCCCAAGGACATGGTGCTGATCTACCAGGAGAACGATTACGACGACATGTCGCTGGCCCTGTCCTACTATTATGCCCCAGATTCATCCAAAGTAACGGAAGTGGAGGGGGTGGACGACATTAAAGCCCTCAAAAGGTCCAAGGCCGGGCTTTGGTTGATAGTTACTCATGTCCAGAATCCGGATTCGGTGGAATTGATCAAGGGCCAGCTGGCAAAAAAATACCGTTTGATGGAGGAACAGAAATTTGCAGGCATCTCTTTATTGCGGTATATACCACGGAAGCGGATCAAATGA
- the murA gene encoding UDP-N-acetylglucosamine 1-carboxyvinyltransferase, with amino-acid sequence MDKFVIDGGRELKGTVKVSGAKNATLPALAAALLACGKTVLTNVPNVMDVRTMRRLLLRLGAKVEFSGGAMEIDVPQKLKCEAEYEIVKQMRASYYVLGPLLARFGKARVSLPGGCAIGSRPMDLHLKGMESLGAKIDIVHGYVQAQSPKLKGARFQLAGSHGVSVGATINVMMAAVLAQGRTVIESAACEPEVVSTAEMLNSMGAVITGAGTPVITIEGVDELHPCQFKMIPDRIEAGSLMAAAAITGGCVTIEDCRPDHLTEVIETLRKAGVKIAQGDEMVTVEARRRLKPMEILVAPYPGFPTDMQPQVMALTTVCSGLSTVTETIFENRFMHVPELHRLGADIKIEGNTAIVKGVPRLTAAPVMGSDLRASAALVIAALAAEGRTEINRIYHLDRGYENWERKLKKLGAKIRRVHVPM; translated from the coding sequence ATGGACAAGTTTGTAATAGACGGCGGACGTGAGCTCAAGGGAACCGTCAAAGTTTCCGGGGCCAAGAACGCCACCCTGCCGGCTTTGGCGGCCGCGCTGTTGGCCTGCGGAAAAACGGTGCTGACCAACGTGCCCAACGTGATGGATGTCCGGACCATGCGGAGGCTGCTGCTGCGGCTGGGGGCTAAGGTGGAATTCTCGGGCGGCGCCATGGAGATAGATGTTCCCCAAAAGCTGAAATGCGAGGCCGAGTACGAGATCGTAAAGCAGATGAGGGCTTCCTACTATGTGCTGGGACCACTGCTGGCCAGATTCGGCAAGGCCCGGGTCTCGCTGCCCGGTGGCTGCGCCATAGGGTCCCGGCCGATGGACCTCCACCTGAAGGGGATGGAGTCCCTGGGTGCCAAGATCGATATTGTACACGGCTACGTTCAGGCCCAGTCGCCAAAGCTCAAGGGTGCCAGGTTCCAGCTGGCCGGGAGCCACGGGGTCTCGGTGGGAGCCACCATCAATGTGATGATGGCCGCCGTGCTGGCCCAGGGCCGCACTGTGATCGAGTCGGCGGCTTGCGAGCCGGAGGTAGTATCCACCGCCGAGATGCTCAACAGCATGGGGGCAGTGATCACCGGCGCAGGCACACCGGTGATCACCATCGAAGGGGTGGATGAACTTCATCCCTGCCAGTTCAAAATGATACCCGACCGGATAGAGGCCGGCTCGCTGATGGCCGCCGCCGCCATTACCGGAGGGTGTGTGACAATCGAGGATTGCCGTCCCGACCACCTGACTGAGGTGATCGAGACCTTGAGAAAGGCCGGGGTCAAGATAGCCCAGGGCGACGAAATGGTGACGGTGGAGGCCAGGCGCCGTCTGAAACCGATGGAGATACTGGTGGCTCCCTATCCCGGCTTCCCCACCGACATGCAGCCCCAGGTGATGGCCCTGACCACGGTTTGTTCCGGCCTTTCGACCGTCACTGAGACCATCTTCGAGAACCGCTTCATGCATGTCCCGGAATTGCACAGGCTGGGAGCCGACATCAAGATAGAGGGCAACACCGCCATAGTCAAAGGCGTGCCCCGGCTGACAGCGGCCCCGGTGATGGGCTCAGACCTGCGGGCCTCGGCGGCATTGGTGATAGCGGCCCTGGCGGCCGAGGGCCGGACCGAGATCAACCGGATATACCATCTGGACCGGGGTTACGAGAATTGGGAGAGGAAACTGAAGAAACTGGGAGCCAAGATCAGAAGGGTGCATGTGCCGATGTGA
- a CDS encoding Trm112 family protein produces MLDPKLLEILACPKCKGELEYRPKEQKLLCWSCKLGYNIKDDIPIMLIDEAEPLTGNKK; encoded by the coding sequence ATGCTGGATCCCAAATTACTGGAAATACTGGCCTGCCCCAAATGCAAGGGCGAGCTGGAATACCGGCCCAAGGAACAAAAACTTTTATGCTGGAGCTGCAAGCTGGGCTACAATATCAAGGACGATATTCCGATCATGCTGATCGACGAGGCAGAACCGCTGACCGGGAACAAAAAATAG
- a CDS encoding aminopeptidase produces the protein MNNLERSIKIALTDCLGVKPQETVLIITDDQMIETAGLFYKQAQGYAREAVLACMPPRQNNGQEPPPAIAQMMLSSDVIFMLTSKSLSHTQARRRASAKGARIASMPGATRDMIVRTLCADHQAIKRVGEKLSRIVSRASQVRITAKAGTDLSFSIKDRLALPDHGIIHFKGGFTNLPAGEVYIAPVEGSANGLLVIDGSIADLWPIKKPIKIAIVNGFAEGAEKGRQAEELWDTISAHGRNGLNVAEFGIGINPKAKITGNVLEDEKVLGTIHIAFGDNSGFGGKIKVPSHQDGIVKNPDVWLDGKQLMKNGRLLI, from the coding sequence ATGAACAACCTCGAAAGATCCATTAAAATAGCCCTGACCGATTGTCTGGGTGTCAAACCTCAGGAAACCGTGCTGATCATCACCGACGACCAGATGATAGAGACGGCCGGTCTTTTCTATAAGCAAGCCCAGGGTTATGCCCGAGAGGCCGTTTTGGCCTGCATGCCACCAAGGCAAAACAACGGCCAGGAGCCGCCGCCGGCAATTGCTCAAATGATGCTGAGTTCGGATGTGATCTTCATGCTGACATCAAAATCATTATCCCACACCCAGGCCCGGCGCCGGGCTTCAGCCAAAGGGGCCCGGATAGCCAGCATGCCCGGGGCGACCAGGGATATGATCGTCAGGACCCTTTGTGCCGATCACCAGGCCATTAAAAGGGTCGGGGAAAAGCTCTCCCGGATCGTCAGCCGGGCCAGCCAGGTCCGGATCACAGCCAAAGCAGGCACCGACCTAAGTTTTTCCATCAAAGACCGCCTGGCCCTTCCCGATCACGGCATCATTCATTTCAAGGGCGGGTTCACCAACCTGCCGGCGGGCGAGGTCTACATTGCTCCGGTGGAAGGCAGCGCCAACGGCCTTTTGGTCATTGACGGTTCCATAGCGGATCTCTGGCCAATTAAAAAACCAATCAAAATAGCCATTGTCAATGGTTTTGCAGAGGGAGCGGAAAAAGGCCGGCAGGCGGAGGAGTTGTGGGACACCATTTCGGCCCACGGCCGGAACGGACTGAACGTGGCTGAGTTTGGCATCGGCATTAATCCCAAGGCCAAAATAACCGGAAATGTACTGGAGGACGAAAAGGTCCTGGGAACCATCCACATCGCCTTCGGCGACAATTCTGGATTCGGCGGTAAAATCAAAGTGCCCAGCCACCAGGACGGTATCGTGAAAAATCCCGATGTCTGGCTGGACGGGAAGCAACTGATGAAGAACGGAAGGCTTTTGATTTGA
- a CDS encoding hydrogenase 3 maturation endopeptidase HyCI, producing MEEWQLKLTEHLAGARNIAVLGIGNEMMGDDAAGALLARELKKCKMQNVKCRIEIMETSTTPENFTGAIRKLQPDLVVMVDAADMNLEPGAVAFLDTKQMHTMMHSTHTLPLSFLAGYLEQMGTAKVIALGIQAGHIKLDQPITREVAGSVKLIVKIFTDVLCGSR from the coding sequence ATGGAAGAATGGCAGTTAAAACTCACCGAACATTTGGCCGGGGCCAGGAACATAGCGGTGCTGGGCATCGGCAACGAGATGATGGGGGACGATGCGGCCGGAGCGCTGCTGGCCCGGGAGCTCAAGAAATGCAAAATGCAGAATGTAAAATGCAGAATTGAAATAATGGAAACCAGCACCACTCCGGAGAATTTCACCGGGGCCATTCGCAAGCTTCAGCCGGATCTGGTGGTGATGGTGGACGCGGCCGACATGAACCTGGAACCGGGAGCGGTGGCCTTTTTGGACACCAAGCAGATGCATACCATGATGCATTCCACCCATACCCTGCCGCTTTCGTTCCTGGCTGGTTATCTGGAGCAGATGGGAACGGCCAAGGTGATAGCCCTGGGGATCCAGGCCGGGCATATCAAGCTGGACCAGCCCATAACCCGGGAAGTGGCCGGATCGGTCAAGCTGATAGTCAAAATCTTTACCGATGTTCTGTGCGGGAGCAGATAG